One genomic region from candidate division KSB1 bacterium encodes:
- the nusA gene encoding transcription termination factor NusA, giving the protein MKSEIAEAFSQIVKEKNIDKEQLSEIIHSIVIGMIKKKYGTADNFDIYVNMDKGEIEIRQNKKIVEHVTDPNHEIDLETARKSEPDLEIGDDFLEILDPVETFGRRLIISAKQNLNQRIRDEEKRIIFDEFQNRLGEIVMGDIRQINRGDVYLNIDRTEVVLPRREQIESEKYRRGENLRAIIKEVRQTTRGPEVVVSRSDPQFLVRLFELEVPEIYDGIIEIKAVARQPGERSKIAVTSSDKRIDPVGACVGMKGIRIQAVSKELNNEKIDVIPWNADPEIFIIRALSPAKPVRVLVDAPNRRAIAVVPDDQVSLAIGRGGQNRRLTSKLTDFEVEIIKESEYRKMVEEQSGKEAPLEVIEGLSETMVSKLRAAGLKTVRDVLDQGEEGLLQIKGIGEKTAKRIWALVQEREGAEEQAGVEKESEEEDNEEAEEQAATAELEPDSSSEPAVAPPEVAEVLEAAESSEENQPRS; this is encoded by the coding sequence ATGAAAAGCGAAATCGCCGAGGCCTTCTCGCAAATCGTCAAAGAGAAGAACATTGACAAGGAACAACTCTCGGAAATTATCCACTCTATCGTCATCGGGATGATCAAAAAGAAATACGGCACCGCCGATAATTTCGATATCTACGTCAACATGGACAAGGGTGAGATCGAAATTCGCCAAAACAAGAAAATCGTTGAGCACGTGACCGATCCCAATCACGAAATCGACCTGGAGACGGCCCGCAAAAGCGAGCCGGATTTGGAAATCGGCGACGATTTTTTGGAAATTCTTGATCCGGTGGAAACTTTTGGCCGGCGACTGATCATTTCCGCCAAGCAAAATCTCAACCAGCGCATCCGTGACGAGGAGAAGCGGATCATTTTTGACGAGTTTCAAAATCGCCTCGGCGAAATTGTCATGGGCGATATTCGCCAGATCAATCGTGGTGACGTTTATCTGAATATCGACCGCACCGAGGTGGTTTTGCCGCGCCGGGAACAGATCGAATCGGAAAAATATCGCCGCGGAGAAAATTTGCGTGCGATTATCAAGGAAGTGCGGCAGACGACGCGCGGGCCGGAGGTCGTGGTTTCGCGCAGCGATCCGCAATTTCTCGTGCGCCTGTTCGAGCTGGAAGTTCCGGAAATTTACGACGGCATCATTGAAATCAAAGCGGTGGCGCGCCAGCCCGGAGAACGTTCCAAGATCGCCGTCACTTCGAGCGACAAGCGCATCGATCCGGTCGGCGCTTGTGTCGGCATGAAGGGCATTCGCATTCAGGCGGTGAGCAAGGAATTGAATAACGAAAAGATCGATGTGATTCCGTGGAATGCCGATCCCGAAATTTTTATCATCCGCGCGCTGAGCCCGGCCAAGCCGGTCCGCGTGCTCGTCGATGCGCCGAATCGGCGCGCGATAGCGGTGGTGCCGGACGATCAGGTTTCGTTGGCCATTGGCCGCGGCGGCCAAAACCGGCGCTTGACCAGCAAGCTGACCGACTTTGAAGTGGAGATCATCAAAGAATCGGAATACCGCAAGATGGTTGAGGAGCAGAGCGGCAAGGAGGCGCCGCTCGAGGTGATCGAGGGTTTGAGTGAAACGATGGTTTCCAAGCTGCGAGCGGCCGGTTTGAAAACCGTGCGGGACGTGCTCGATCAAGGCGAGGAAGGGTTGCTGCAAATTAAAGGCATCGGCGAAAAAACCGCCAAGCGCATTTGGGCGTTGGTTCAAGAACGCGAAGGCGCGGAAGAACAAGCCGGCGTTGAAAAAGAGTCTGAAGAAGAAGATAATGAGGAGGCGGAAGAACA